The genomic DNA tcattctatgaggccaccatcaccctgataccaaaaccagaaacagatatcacaaagaaagaaaactacaggccaatatcactgatgaacatagatgcaaaaatcctcaacaaaatactagcaaacagaagccaacagcacattatatggatcgtacaccatgatcaagtggggtttattccaggaatgcaaggattcttcaatatacacaaatcaatcaacgtgatacaccatattaacaaattgaaggagaaaaaccatatgatcatctcaatagatgcagcaaaagctcttgacaaaattcaacacccatttatgataaaagccctgcagaaagtaggcatagagggaagtttcctcaacataataaagaccatatatgacaaacccacagccaacatcatcctcaatagtgaaaaactgaaatcatttccactaagatcaggaacaagacaaggttgcccactctcaccactattatttaacatagttttggaagttgtagccacagcaatcagagaagaaaatgaaataaaaggaatccaaattcgaaaagaataattaaagctgtcactgtttgcagatgacatgatactctacatagagaatcctaaagatgctaccagaaaactactagagctaatcaatgaatttggtaaagtagcaggatacaaaattaaagcacagaaatctcttgcattcctatacactaatgatgaaaaatctgaaagtgaaattaagaaaacactcccatttaccattgcaacaaacagaataaaatatctaggaataaacctacctaaggagacaaaacacctgtatgcagaaaattaaaagacactgatgaaagaaattaaagatgacacaaatagatggagagatataccatgttcttggattggaagaatcaacattgttaaaatgactctactacccaaaacaatctactgattcaatgcaatccctataaaactaccactggcacttttcacagaactagaacaataatTTCACAGTTTTTATGCAAACCGGAAgatctcaaatagccaaagcaattttgagaaagcataacagagctggaagaatcaggctccctgacttcagacgatactacaaagcttcagtaatgaagacagtatggtactggcacagaaacagaaacatagatcaatggaacaggatagaaagcccataggtaaacccacacacatgtggtcaccttatctttgataaaggaggcaaggatatacaatggagaaaagacagcctcttcaataagtggtgctgggaaaagtggacagctacatgtagaagaatgaaattagaacactccctagcaccatacacaaaaataaactcaaaatggattaaagacgtaaatgtaaggccagacgctatcaaactcttagaggaaaacataggcagaacactctatgacataaatcacagcaagatactttttgacacagctcctagagaaatggaaataaaagcaaaaataaacaaatgggtcctcattaaacttaaaagcttttgcacagcaaaggaaaccataaagaagaccaaaagacaaccctcagaatgggagaaaatatttgcaaattaagcaactgacacaggattaatctccaaaatttacaagcagctcatgcagctcaataacaaaaaaacaaacaacccaatccaaaaatggtcagaagacctaaatagacatttctgcaaagaagatatacagattgccaacaaacacatgaaagaatgctcaacatccttaatcattagagaaatgcaaatcaaaactacaatgagatttcatctcacagcggtcagaatggccatcatcaaaaaatatagaaacaataaatgctggagagggtgtggagaaaagggaacactcttacactgttggtaggaatgtaaattgatacagccactatggagaacagtatggaggttcgtgaaaaaactaagaatagaactaccatacgaaccagcaatcacactactgggcatataccctgagaaaaccataattcaaaaagagtcatgtaccaaaatattcattgcagctctatttacaatagcccggacatggaagaaacctaagtgtccatcatcggatgaatggataaagaagatgtggcacatatatacaatggaatattactcagccataaaaataaacgaaatggagttatttgtagtgagatggacggagttagaatctgtcatacagagtgaagtaagtgagaaagagaaaaacaaatacagtatgctaacacatatatatggaatctaagggaaaaaaaaaaaagtcatgaagaacctagtggcaagacaggaataaagacagagtcatagttgagaatggacttgaggatatcaggaggggaagggtaagatgtgacaaagtgagagagtggtatggacatatatacactaccaaacgtaaaatagatagcaagtgggaagcaaccacatagcacagggagatcagctctgtgctttgtgaccacctagaagggtgggataaggagggtgggagggagggagatgcaagagggaagagatatgggaacatatgtatatgtataactgattcactttgttataaagcagaaactaacacaccattgtaaagtgattatattccaataaagatgttaaaatatatatatataaataaaaacaaacaaacaaaagacaatggAGAGAAAAGATCTACGGCTACTGggaacaacatggatgagtctcTCAAATAAATATGATACACAGTGAAAGAAGCAGGCCATAAAAGGGAGCATGCAGCATGATTCTGTTGATATAACTTCATATAAACTCTATTGTTTAGAGATGCATACAAAAGTTGTaaagtcatattaaaaaaaaaagcactgaaatGATTATTACAAAGTCAAGATAACGACTCTATCCATAGGGGAGGGTATGGTTTGTGATTGGGAGGAATCCGGTGGATGTATTCTGGAAGGCTGGCAATGGTCTATTTCTTGATATTGGTGCTGGTTACATGGGTGTTTGCTTTTATAAATTATCTAAACCTGGCAGATATGTTTTATGCATTCTTCTATACCtcagatttgaaaaaaatgtttcctccaaaaaatgtaatagaaagaaaaatatgtgatgTAGAAATTTTGATGAGGTTTGAATTGTTATGGATGAAAAACTTGATCTTTTAATCAAGAGATCAGCAAGTGTCCATTATCATTAAAAGAGGGGAATGAAGGGATTACTTAAACTATAGGTATCCCATAATCTAGTCATCACTCTAATCCTTTCTCTTGCCAGATTAATTCACCCTGTATTTATATCATTTCCCAACTCACTGATTACAGACAAATTGGAGGATCACCATCAACATTAATAAGATCTTAGGCATCACAGGCCAAATCCATTACAGTGAGACTAGGCCACCACACTTAAATGCAAGCAGGCACATTGGGGCTATTGGGCATGCAAAAGGCATCTGTGCCTTGTTCTCAGGAGAGTCCACTGCAGTAACTTAGGGTTTAACCTTATCACATTTAACTAGTACTCTTGTCCAGAGACCTCCATGTGCTGGAGAATCTAGAGTAAGCTGAGGAATGTCCTCATCATGCTGTGAGATtggacataaaatttaccatggtGCAACCAATGGTGGAAGAGCAAAGAGTTGGTTTAGGTTGTGCACCTTATAGGGAGAACCCAGGAGTAGGTTGGGTTCTTCAGATTTCAGTATAAATTGTTTCATTCTCCAGGCTTTGCATTTCTAGGCTGAACAGTGCTAATCTGCTTTGGCCCCACCTCTTACTCATTCTAGTCTCTGCACCAGCAggacaaaaaaattaacaatgcGACAAATTTTCCTGAAGGCATTGCTCAAGACAGTTCTGGATATGGAAGCTGTccagggaatttttttaaaagacaacctTTTCAGTAGGAATTGCTAGCACTATGGTTGTTTAATCTTGACACATAGCGTATTGTCTCAGGAATTTTCTGTCATCCATTAATCCAGCCAGCCACCCAGTAAACAATGTTTAATACAGGAAAAGTGCTAACCACCATGTTTAgcactgggaggggctgggggtgtgCTTAATTTGGTACATAAATCGGTAGTGAGGTACCGATTTATGTTGCATTTAGCAGATAGATACCTAAGGTATTCATTCCAGCACCATTTCCCCTGTATCTGGGAAGACCTCCTTGATTTCCTACTAATATTAACTGTGGAACTTATTATGTATACGAGGCTCTGcccctgggctttctattctgttctagaGACCCAGTACCAGAATATTTAAATCACGGTGGCGTTAAACACGTTTTAATATCTGATAGGGCCAGTTTCTGCGcattgcacatttttttttttttcctttcaggaacGTGTTCGGGCCCGCGGCAGGGGGCGGGGTCGCGCCTCCTCCGCGACTCTGGTTCCAGCGGAGCCTCATGGACGCGGAGATGGAAATCCCGAGGCTGCTCCCGGCTCGCGGGTCGCGACAGGGCGGCGGCGCTGGCAGCCCCGGGGGCGGCGGCCGGATCCACGGAGGTCCTGACCCGCGGGCCGGCCAGGCCCCCGCGCGCCGCCTCCTGCTGCTCCGGGGCCCCCAAGATGGCGGGCCCGGGCGGCAGCGTGAGGAGGACCGCGCGGCCTCCCCGGGCCCGGGCCCTAGCCCGTTGGTGCCGAGGCCCGATCACgctggtggcggcggcggcggcggcggcggcggcggcggcggcggcgatgACTTCTTCCTGGTGCTGCTGGACCCGGTGGGTGGAGACGTAGATTCCACGGGCGCCGGCCAGGCTGCAGGGCCCCTATGGAGGGAGGAGGCCGGGCTGGGCCCACGGTTCCAGGGGCACGAAAGCGGCGCGAACCCCGAGGGCCGCCCTTCGCTGGGCCCCAGCTGCCTGTCCGCTATCCGCGCCCCAGTCCCGGCCCTGGCCCCGATCCCCGCCCCAGGCATGGGCCCCGCCGCGGCCTTCGCGGGCACCGTCACCATTCACAACCAAAACCTGCTGTTGCGCTTCGAGAACGGCGTCCTCACCCTGGCCACGCCCCCGCCGCCAGCCTGGGCGCCTGGGGTCGCCCCTGCCCCGCAGCCCGGGGGTCTGATCGCCCCGCAAGCGGGGATCCTACACGCCGCGCAGCCTGGCGACTGTCCCGAGCTGCCGCCCGACCTCCTGCTGGCCGAGCGGGCCGAACCCGCGCCCGCCCCAGCGCCCGAGGAGGAGGCGGAGGGCCCGGTTGCTGCTGAGAGCCCCCGCGGGCCGCTAGGCCCGGGCCAGGGCATGGTGCTGTACCTGTGTCCTGAGGCGCAGTGCGGACAAACCTTTGCCAAGAAGCACCAGCTGAAGGTGCACCTGCTGACGCACAGCAGCAGCCAGGGCCAGCGGCCCTTCAAGTGCCCCCTGGGCGGTTGCGGCTGGACCTTCACCACCTCGTACAAGCTCAAGAGGCACCTGCAGTCACACGACAAACTGAGGCCCTTTGGCTGCCCGGCAGAGGGCTGTGGCAAGAGCTTCACCACGGTGTATAACCTCAAAGCGCACATGAAGGGCCATGAGCAGGAGAACTCATTCAAATGCGAGGTGTGTGAGGAGACCTTCCCCACGCAGGCCAAACTCAGCGCCCACCAGCGCAGCCACTTCGAGCCTGAGAGACCCTACCAGTGCGCGTTTTCGGGCTGCAAGAAGACGTTTATCACAGTGAGTGCCCTGTTTTCCCATAACCGCGCCCACTTCAGGGAACAGGAACTCTTTTCCTGCTCCTTTCCTGGCTGCAGCAAACAGTACGACAAGGCTTGTAGGTTGAAAATTCACCTTCGGAGCCACACTGGTGAGAGACCGTTCCTTTGTGACTTCGAGGGCTGTGGCTGGAACTTCACCAGCATGTCCAAACTCCTAAGACACAAAAGGAAGCACGACGATGACCGGAGGTTCATGTGTCCTGTAGAAGGCTGTGGGAAATCTTTCACGAGGGCCGAACATCTGAAAGGCCACAGCATAACCCACCTGGGCACAAAGCCTTTTGTGTGCCCCGTGGAAGGCTGCTGTGCCAGGTTCTCTGCTCGCAGTAGTCTCTACATTCACTCCAAGAAACACTTGCAGGATGTGGACACTGGTAAAATCCGATGCCCAGTCTCCACTTGTAATAAACTCTTCACATCCAAGCACAGCATGAAGACCCACATGGCCAAAAGGCACAACCTGCGCCAGAATCTCTTAGCTCAGCTAGAAGCTGCAAATTCTCTTACGCCCAGCAGTGAACTTACCAGCCAGGGGCAGAATGACCTAAGTGATGCAGAGCTTGTGTCTCTCTTCTCTGATGTGCCCGGTAATAGTTCTGCTGCAGTATTGGACACCGCATTGGTGAACTCTGGGATCTTGACTATTGATGTGGCTTCTGTGAACTCAACTCTGGCAGGGAAGCTCcctgctaataataataataattccttaggGCAGGCGGTGGACCCTCAGGCCTTGATGGCCACCAGTGACCTTCCTCAAAGTCTGGATACCTCACTCTTCTTTGGAACGACAGC from Balaenoptera acutorostrata chromosome X, mBalAcu1.1, whole genome shotgun sequence includes the following:
- the LOC103001607 gene encoding zinc finger X-linked protein ZXDB-like codes for the protein MDAEMEIPRLLPARGSRQGGGAGSPGGGGRIHGGPDPRAGQAPARRLLLLRGPQDGGPGRQREEDRAASPGPGPSPLVPRPDHAGGGGGGGGGGGGGGDDFFLVLLDPVGGDVDSTGAGQAAGPLWREEAGLGPRFQGHESGANPEGRPSLGPSCLSAIRAPVPALAPIPAPGMGPAAAFAGTVTIHNQNLLLRFENGVLTLATPPPPAWAPGVAPAPQPGGLIAPQAGILHAAQPGDCPELPPDLLLAERAEPAPAPAPEEEAEGPVAAESPRGPLGPGQGMVLYLCPEAQCGQTFAKKHQLKVHLLTHSSSQGQRPFKCPLGGCGWTFTTSYKLKRHLQSHDKLRPFGCPAEGCGKSFTTVYNLKAHMKGHEQENSFKCEVCEETFPTQAKLSAHQRSHFEPERPYQCAFSGCKKTFITVSALFSHNRAHFREQELFSCSFPGCSKQYDKACRLKIHLRSHTGERPFLCDFEGCGWNFTSMSKLLRHKRKHDDDRRFMCPVEGCGKSFTRAEHLKGHSITHLGTKPFVCPVEGCCARFSARSSLYIHSKKHLQDVDTGKIRCPVSTCNKLFTSKHSMKTHMAKRHNLRQNLLAQLEAANSLTPSSELTSQGQNDLSDAELVSLFSDVPGNSSAAVLDTALVNSGILTIDVASVNSTLAGKLPANNNNNSLGQAVDPQALMATSDLPQSLDTSLFFGTTAAGFQQSPLDTDDVSSLSAGPLGSLSSLAMKTSNQEPQALTPSSKLTVDTDALTPSSTLCENSVSDLLPPTKTEWNVRPDSDFFGQEEETQFAFSNPAGNHGSQKETDLITVTGSSFLV